The window atatcatcatccaggatccagacactcatacaggctgttatttttgcaaaaggaggctctactaaatacaaatatgatttttctattaaggtgcccaaatttatgtacaggcctttttttgttttggggcatattgcacattttctgctaacccaataaacctcatttcactgctgaaatttaattgtgttcatcagttatttgatatatcaaaattaagtcgtgaattaaaacacccaatgattggtgaataaaaataacgccaattgtcaagggtgcccaaaccttctcataccactgtatatTTGGcatctaataataataaactctATTCTTACTAAATGTACAGTAATGTAACTATTTAGTTTATGttaaattaaagacaaaaacctTGGGGTCTAATACTTTCATTATGTTATGGTTTTTTCATGCACAATTCAGATGAAGTCTGTCTATATAAGATGGAATTTACtgcagctggcagcagctgcaaTGAGGAAAACTTACTTCTGACCACTGACTGAGGCAACTAGAAAATGGGCCTTCCCGTCATTGTACTGCTTCTTGTGCGATTTAACTCGTGTGCCTCTGCAGTTCAGGACCACAGCTCCATTCTCCAGAGAGATGATGAACTCATCAGCCTGAAGTCGGAGAAAAACACATTCCAAATTTCTACATGTCGATTTACAACAAGAGAGTTTGTTATTGTCCATGATTTGAATGCCCACTGCCTGCACTACACAGAAGAAAATGGCTTACCCCTTCATTATGGTAGAAGAGGAGTCCACTCGGCTGCATAGTCCTGAAGTTGAGTCCTCCTTCAAAGTTGTTGAAAGGAGAGATCTTTGCAGTGGATCCCAAGTATCCATTTCCACTGAAAACAGCTTTACGTGACATCTGTAATAAGACAAAATTATTTAGAGCCTTAGGAATAACAAACGATGCTTGTCTCAGTACAGAAAATGTAACTTACGAAGGATTCCTCAGGGCAACCACTACTGATGCCAATGGTTCCAGGTTGCTCAAGAAGGTTAAAGTCTTTTTTCTGGAACTGGAAACCTTTAACACAGCCTTTTAGGCCAATAGCACCAGCCAGCTCTGCCctgttgtcacacacacacacacacacacacattcctctttATAGCCTGCAAGGTCCCCCCATGTCTGTGTAGGATCTCTTCAGTGCTCCAGCTTCCACCCACATCAGTTTTtgacatgaccccccccccccccctttttttttgccaaagtgTACATGGTTCAGGctaaaatttaaaatgtaatcaaaGGCAGTAATGACTTGTGAAATCAGTAGAAGACAACATGTCTCTTTGAAACCCATTTTCGCTTAATTTTGCCTTCACCTGAGCTTGAACCTTGAGTTACTTAAACTTATATTCTTGGGAAAAAGGGAGTACCAACTCCTGGTTTAAGAAGTATACCTCACCTAGACTTTAAAATGCTGGAGGGAGCCCCTCCAATGTAGATATCTGAGAAAGGCAAAGTAGTTTTGGGGTTCTCCATTGACTTTACATGGCTCTTGTCAACCAACAAGATAACCTTCTTTGACTGGTGGTAGATGACTGAGACCTGTGGAGACAATGACCTCTAAGCTTCCACACAATGACCATAACTGGTTAAAAGACTGTGGCGACTGACCTCATGGTAGTGGGCATCGTTTATCTGTAGTTTGGAAGCATTGTTCTCCAAAAGCTGAGAACCATTGGTGAAGCCAAAGTCATACATTACACGCAGGAACCCATTCTTTAATTCTAAAAGGAAATATTTGTcctaaaagaagaaaggaaagaagcaaaatgaTTAAATGTATTGGAATTTTACAGCTTGGAATATTTAGGCACAatcaatgttccctctaatttgtAATGTgcctgagcagacacacaagttccCTGAGCACACcgaggaccactgtgagcaacatcagatgggtacgctgtggccacacaccagtatcacgcttgttcaaaaccttggatcatagcaagttacatggcttattaaaagaatcaaatgacagcagcacataaaatgaaaaagacaaaaatcttgttgttcatgagacgtgtactatgttatatgtgagagtcctgctttaaccataggaagagtcctggaaaaggaaaaaatctcactcagtttcaccgcttgttcttctatttgcacatactccgacagccattccatcttaaaagaaccgcatttcttttttactttggctttatgagtggatgtgtctctgcccgttcgtttcgccatgataagggattagcatttgcgtctcttagATTCGCTGCActgctgttagctagctaacatgCACGGCGAGTgaaggcagggcacatacgcaaacactgtcaatgctatgattggctgcgtagcgtaagtgaactgtatcggattattggctggacacctgtcgctcattgagttacgttgcgaaatggtacagaaaacaatattattGGTCTAATTAACTAaattatatcagttctaaaattagatattaattaatacgtttctgttgaattttattttgtgcgctgcatagattttcttgtgcgctgagtatgtACAAGCAGTGCGCGATTCCGCAAGCGCGCagtttagagggaacattgggcACAATGTTTCATGAGAACAGATGGCCGGCAACATTTAATCTAGTAGATTTTCACTACAAGTAAAATATTTCATTGTGAAAATCAGTGTAAGTTTGATATTGTAGCTGTCTTTAGACTTACCCCATTGAGCATATAGAAAAGGATGCCATTGTTTGCAACAGTTCGCACTGCAATATCAAATCTGATGACAACACCAAATTTTCCCCTCTTTCCAATGTCAGAGATTAGCCCAAATCCTGATCCATCAAAGAGATAGCTGGTAATACGAGTCCTTGAAAATGCCAACTTGTACCTGAGGGAGGCGGGAAAGGAGCTTCACAAATCAAAACATCATGACAGACTTGCTTAAAATACCTGAAACAATAGTCAGACTTTATCTTTACATTAGACTCATAAACAATTGTTTGAAAAGCAGGCATGTTAGCGGCTATCTCAAGACTTAGAATAGTAACTTCTAACAAATTACTTTATCATTTTCATCAGCATATTTAGTGAAATGTAGTCAGTCTTGGAAACAAACTTTAGCATTAGTAAACTTAATGAGACATTTTAAAGGTGAGGAAATATGTATTATCCATTTACAGAAATACAGACCTGGGGCATGGTGTTGATGTTGCCATATCCATTTTGTGGGTCTCTTTAAAATTGTATAGACTGATAATGTCGGTGTTAAATGAACTTAACTCGACGCAGCCCACAAAAGGAGCGAGACTCAGAGGTGGGGGTAGCTAATTCACGGGGGAATAAAAATCCACGTTATTATCAAAGGAGATTTATTTACTGAAGTAAAGTTTATGAGGTGTTACCTTCATGTCTGGTGGGACACCACCAACAAAGAACACTACATCCTCTGGGTCAAGGTCAAACAACGAGTCAGTGCCTGGAGCTTCACCTTTCTGAATGAACTTCTGCTCATCTGTGGAGCTTTGACTGGGGATTGTCAGGAAGACTTTTCCATGTCTGCCCAACCTAGATGTAGAAAGAGACACAAGACAGGCAAGTCGAACTCTTAACAGCCTGTCCCAAACCTGCAGGTGATGTAtaacacagaaacagaaggtGCATCATGCCAGTCAACATTACACACTAGTAATCAGTAAGCTACATCATTAAATACCACTGAGCAGTCTattaaagaaacatttgcaATGCTCAACAGGCCTGTTGTTGCCAAATAATATTTCAGAAAAGTGAAACATTAAagcttgtttaaaatgtagacaATGTGTGTGATCCAGGCAACAAGCACAATTTCCATGTCTGCTGAAACATTGCCAAAAGTTCATCACCTCTCCAATTTGATATAGTTGAAGACCGCGGGCCACTGACTGACAGGCTTTGAACTCAGAGGAATCTCTACATCTTCACCTTTGAGGTTATACACGAACACCAGGTTGTCATTCTTGATGGCTAATCCCATGTAGTCTTTCTGACCCTGTGATTGAGATGGCAGAAACATCTTCTGTTTACTCATTTTACCACCATTCACTGTCAAACATGTAATTGCTAGTTTATACGGCAGCCTCAAACCAAAGGATGATTTCCAAGGtcgttttctttgtcaactggattgtttttgttctcttttgaagacgtttcaccttttcacctgagagtcgttggcagggtcgttggcagggccGTTCACAGCCAACTCAGGTGACCacctagatcaggggtgggcaaatccagtcctcgagggctggatccaagccagactttctgtcctacaggtaaatactttcacctggggttccatttaccttggtgaaagcggtttctccctggtaggatgcgaaacctggctggattccagccttcatggattggacttgcccatcagaggaggtcaaatccattcctcaagggttgaattcaagctggGATTTGCAAGCTATGTccccttctggatagaaggcaaaacgtcttcaaaagagaagaaaaacagtctagttgacacagaaaactaactcggataactatgacctgcatgactgagaatctacacagacatacagGATGATTTCTTTGGAGCTAGTGACAGTGATTGACTCAGAGTGATGATTCCAGTCTGCAAGGGTTATTTAAATACTGGCACACACAGCAGATGACAGCAGTGGTGACATCTCCAAGGGGCGGAGCCTTTCCACAGTAAAGAATACACTCCTACTGTTGGTGTTGGAATTTCACAGCAAACACAAGTGCTTATACTTTGGGTAATGGTGCCTGTTTGTATCTATTTTTTCATGTGGCCAAAGCAGCTTTTTTGTTGTATCTTGAGTTCCTCACATTTCTGTCTCCCAGGTACAAGATAAAGCGGTCCTCAATAGGGTCTTTGTCAGGGTCCACTCTCATGAACAAACTGATGGATGTCATaggcttcagctcctctagGTTGCTTGGAGGATGAACTTGGACTGATGATTGTCCATTGAACTTCATTGACACTTGAACCTGGAGAGTGCAACAAACCAGAAGATATATTGTaccaacaaacacatttaataaatgctctatattattatttcatcaTATTGAAATTATATAAGATTATTTTAAACAGGAACGCGTGTGTGCACCGGTGCAAAAACATTCCAAAGCATTCACGATCCTAATGTTAGATGCCTACTCACTTTCTTGGCCACACTCCTGGCCTGGGAAATGAGCTCTCTGATCCTCAAGATGTTGCTGCTCACATTGTTCGCtggcttcttctcctccaccaccctCAGCTTGTCGAGAAGCTCAGGAACCAAAACGTTGAGGTTTTCCACTACAAATGAtgttgaaaaagaagaaaatagttGTCATATGAAGGAACCCATTTTGACCCCTTGACCAACACAGTGTGCGAGCTGCGCTCATCATACCTGCTTCACCAGCAGATGAGACGGCCTCTTTGTAAGCTTCAGTGGAGTATTCATTGTTTCTCATACTATTGGCCCACTTTTCCACCTTTTTTCTGATGGGAGTGATGGTCTGAAGAACCTCTACTGAGCGGTTCAATGTGCCTTCAGCCACCTCGAGAGTTAACTCCAGCCGCTGTGGTGTTCTGTCTGCAAACAGCAGCCGATAAAAATGTGCATACAATTAAACTGGTACTGGTACATCAAATAGCGATAATATGCTAATATTCCTCAACAAAAAAGTATGGTTTTGGTCATTTAGGTTGTCTCACTTCACTCCAGTTGGACAAAGACTTGTTGAATCATCGTTAACGTAATTGTATAATTGTGTCATATGCCAGTGTAATGTGTATACCTGCAAAAATTTCCCTCATGCTGTCTTTTATTTCTGAAAGTTTGTTTGAGTTTTTGTCCATGGTCTCCTTGGTCTCCTCAATGTATTTTAACGTATCCACCACCTCAGTTTCCGCCTCTAATACACGAAGACAAAAACACTAAAGCATCAAGTTTACACCCAAAAATATCTCATATTTCATTTTGAAGAAACAAAGCTCATACCAATTTGTTCTGAGTGTAATGTAACAGACTCTTTGAAAACATGACCACTCTGAGTGATCAGTTGCCCGAGCAGAATGCTGATCTCAGCAACGGCCTGAAACACAGAAGTGGTTGACTGTGGTTTGTGAGAACTATCATGGCTTTAAGAGTTGTGAGACCTACCTCCTCGGCTCCCTCGGACATGGTGAATGTGGTGAGTGAGGTGATGTTTGCATCATCAATGTATTTCACAATGTTGTTGTAGACATTGGCAGCACTTATTGCTTTCTGAACAAAGCCATTGGCATCGCTCTCTTTCAAATCCCTGGAGGAGAATGATACCGGTACAATAATAACTATTTATGTGTTATTGCTAAGCTTGGAACTGATTCAGAAATTAAAACGCATTTTAAATCAGCCACTTACTTAAAACTCGCtcatatttttatttaagaaattACTACATTTACGCTATGATGTGGATTTTGCTTTCTCATTAGAGATGTCTCACTCTTCAAGTTCATTGGCTTGTCTTTCCAGATTCTCAGCATGGTCATCGGCCCTCTGGACCAGCTCTCTGTCGGCCAACGAGAGACGCTCGGACTTTTCTGCCAGTTTGAGACTGGCTCCATCAATTGCTGCATGGTACTCACTAACGTTCTGTAGGTCAGACAAATACAGGAATATGTTACTCAAAATGTGTACAAAGCCCCTCACCTGAAGATTagaactttttcccttttatataaaataaaacacacacccgTACATTTATAATTCTGTGGAGACCGTAAATGACACCACGGCCCTTAACtttaaccatcacaactaaatgTCCAACCAGAACCTTAGCCATCATGCAGTAGAGCTCTACTCCTTCCTAAAACCATGTACCACTGTACATTAACCTAACAACCAGGTCCTCACTATGCACTAACACACGCAtgtacacatgcacaaacatgttCATGGTTTCAATGCTACCACAGGATGGCTGCGGCTTCCAACAACGTAACTCCAACAAGGTGCAGGACTTAAAATGGAGAGCTCAGAATCAGATTACGGTATCCAGCATCACAACGTGATGCAGTATTTGTGTCAGGAATCCATTAATGAATTAATTGAATACAGTCTGAGACACAACAGCTCTCTGTCATTGCCTATTAGATTATGCTACATATCCTCCCATTAAGTAACCCATGACCAGACTTTATCTCATAACTGGGGGTCAAATGGGGGCTTAGGTCAATGAG of the Takifugu flavidus isolate HTHZ2018 chromosome 19, ASM371156v2, whole genome shotgun sequence genome contains:
- the lama4 gene encoding laminin subunit alpha-4, whose protein sequence is MAAESLPCLCLLYIFSGIFCPAFAARLGEQQHSVINVCRKGSFLSEQNVCLPCNCKGHADSCDDITGICRNCRDHSTGNYCERCEDGYMLTPSLLGRHSCRPCACPLSVVSNNFAVYCDRGEDILRCKCQNGYAGHFCERCAPGYYGNPMTIGSSCKRCDCNGNSDPNLIVNECHNVTGHCQHCWGNTAGAKCEQCAPGFYGDAIIAKNCQECECNKCGTSSCDDRTGMCHCKPGVIGRLCDQCEEGYSGFSSCQGCRRCECGQASTRSTCHPLTHSCPCLPGAGGRYCERCLPGFWNYSPAGCQKCDCESGHCDMQTGECLLEAATVNLCNNSCDECIWHLIGDLKQSNKTLDQLKVAVLNISTGAAANDKLKYYNYTTHRLQAHFDNWSNQSSLMKSRTEELKEAAETIALDILQLDKSEDVVKTLGSILDNKTSETLTKAEQLNTDLNEFNVLIEEMIHDWELYRDQQDVDPEVVRKSTEVAQGMVAWMRKMDLSPQEPIATDESSEAHDLQRRVRQLEKKLMITNSRLPPVQEILSHFNAKLSDAQAFLQNTTATVQQMTDQNRANSLKFQRHEAKQRRLSEDFTSINETLEATKGLVYETDGIVVDMDALVQNVSEYHAAIDGASLKLAEKSERLSLADRELVQRADDHAENLERQANELEEDLKESDANGFVQKAISAANVYNNIVKYIDDANITSLTTFTMSEGAEEAVAEISILLGQLITQSGHVFKESVTLHSEQIEAETEVVDTLKYIEETKETMDKNSNKLSEIKDSMREIFADRTPQRLELTLEVAEGTLNRSVEVLQTITPIRKKVEKWANSMRNNEYSTEAYKEAVSSAGEAVENLNVLVPELLDKLRVVEEKKPANNVSSNILRIRELISQARSVAKKVQVSMKFNGQSSVQVHPPSNLEELKPMTSISLFMRVDPDKDPIEDRFILYLGDRNGQKDYMGLAIKNDNLVFVYNLKGEDVEIPLSSKPVSQWPAVFNYIKLERLGRHGKVFLTIPSQSSTDEQKFIQKGEAPGTDSLFDLDPEDVVFFVGGVPPDMKLPPPLSLAPFVGCVELSSFNTDIISLYNFKETHKMDMATSTPCPRYKLAFSRTRITSYLFDGSGFGLISDIGKRGKFGVVIRFDIAVRTVANNGILFYMLNGDKYFLLELKNGFLRVMYDFGFTNGSQLLENNASKLQINDAHYHEVSVIYHQSKKVILLVDKSHVKSMENPKTTLPFSDIYIGGAPSSILKSRAELAGAIGLKGCVKGFQFQKKDFNLLEQPGTIGISSGCPEESFMSRKAVFSGNGYLGSTAKISPFNNFEGGLNFRTMQPSGLLFYHNEGADEFIISLENGAVVLNCRGTRVKSHKKQYNDGKAHFLVASVSGQKYSLLVDDKDKQEKKSPSSAARSPSGPAVKSFYYGGSPSSSLKNFTGCISDAYINRQDRDIEPEDFQRYTENVHTSLQGCTFQHHPTPLLSIQRDQTSRVKHRHQI